One region of Dysidea avara chromosome 1, odDysAvar1.4, whole genome shotgun sequence genomic DNA includes:
- the LOC136257933 gene encoding protein asteroid homolog 1-like: MGIPRLTSFVQNEFNGWRRSVVQGKLVIDGFSLCHALFHEHLAEHDYIFGGDYVSFAKYIETFFFTLKHNRIEPFVIFDGTDYDLKKRKTHEARRLHDAEVIMKLLYDPDTVENDEHVLPQLTYNVMIHTIISVLGDDHFYVADGDADVDVASYGISHKCPVLSADSDFYVFPLTHGYIPYSKFYWHKTDTVGAVIYGMFFYCEVFAKEFGIADQRLLALLPAIAGNDTIQPLDKDMVSEIISERHKSFMDTIVHYAADFKTVEECKSKLLGCKIIDPTIVIENLEKALQDYFILSQVNYSGLGTVLKCKNGSLLPEFVLQRIRTGAYSRLIADAVCLQEVDLRVALEDMISQNWCHLIGLPIRRVIYGILCGASATIQEVQRHNKSSTEFSNSSVHALGSITYHGNQIPLPSLDSLVSDHEVNSAKKILYTVLECREKDFKKLSKDYRLLLAITRYWHTHCTVRESTLFLQSFLLFLQKPNKVAITKEDKVQFSLASFVHAVSQWQSLYNNVHCFNQLLHKPLPLPEPSDFLECSNLYSYTIAVAQVGISQVLQQNDLDKSAYSAFFDVTCTVKEQPKCKTVTPTADTPTADTPATSNSSDTCNCKKRFASLSID; the protein is encoded by the coding sequence ATGGGTATCCCTAGATTAACATCATTTGTCCAGAACGAGTTTAATGGTTGGCGAAGAAGTGTTGTACAAGGCAAACTAGTTATCGATGGATTTTCGTTGTGTCACGCTCTTTTTCACGAGCACCTAGCTGAACATGACTACATATTTGGTGGAGACTACGTTTCGTTTGCAAAATACATTGAGACATTCTTCTTCACATTGAAGCATAACAGAATTGAACCCTTTGTGATATTTGATGGTACTGATTATGACTTGAAGAAAAGGAAGACACATGAAGCTAGGAGACTACATGATGCTGAAGTAATTATGAAGTTGCTGTATGACCCCGACACAGTTGAGAACGATGAGCATGTCTTGCCCCAATTAACGTATAATGTCATGATACATACAATAATATCAGTTCTCGGTGACGACCATTTTTATGTTGCAGATGGTGATGCTGACGTTGATGTGGCCAGTTATGGTATATCACATAAATGTCCTGTGTTGAGTGCCGATTCAGACTTTTATGTATTCCCCCTGACACACGGCTATATACCATACTCAAAATTTTATTGGCACAAAACAGATACAGTCGGTGCAGTTATCTATGGAATGTTCTTTTACTGTGAAGTGTTTGCAAAAGAGTTTGGCATTGCTGACCAACGCTTGCTAGCCCTTCTCCCGGCTATTGCTGGTAATGATACCATTCAACCATTAGACAAAGACATGGTGTCAGAAATTATATCAGAACGTCACAAAAGTTTTATGGATACCATTGTACACTATGCTGCTGACTTCAAAACAGTAGAAGAATGCAAAAGCAAACTGCTTGGATGCAAAATAATAGATCCTACAATTGTAATTGAAAACCTAGAAAAAGCTCTTCAAGATTATTTTATACTGTCCCAAGTAAATTACAGTGGCTTAGGAACAGTACTTAAATGCAAGAATGGTTCTCTTTTGCCAGAATTTGTGTTACAGAGAATTCGAACCGGTGCATATTCTAGACTTATTGCTGACGCAGTCTGTCTGCAAGAAGTAGACCTCAGAGTTGCACTTGAAGATATGATATCACAAAATTGGTGTCACTTAATTGGATTGCCTATCAGAAGAGTTATATACGGCATTCTTTGTGGTGCCAGTGCCACCATTCAAGAAGTTCAGCGACACAATAAAAGTTCAACAGAGTTCTCCAATAGTTCTGTACATGCTTTGGGGTCCATAACATATCATGGAAATCAAATCCCATTACCTTCACTTGATTCTTTAGTTTCCGATCATGAAGTAAACTCTGCAAAGAAAATCTTGTATACAGTTTTGGAATGTAGAGAGAAGGATTTTAAAAAGCTTTCTAAAGATTACCGACTTCTGTTGGCAATAACTCGATATTGGCATACCCACTGTACAGTTAGGGAGAGTACTCTGTTTCTCCAATCATTTCTTTTATTTCTGCAAAAGCCAAATAAAGTGGCTATTACCAAGGAAGACAAGGTACAATTTTCACTTGCTTCATTTGTACATGCAGTTTCACAGTGGCAGTCTCTTTATAACAATGTACACTGTTTTAACCAGTTACTCCATAAGCCTCTACCATTACCAGAGCCCTCTGACTTTCTTGAATGCTCCAACTTGTACAGTTACACAATTGCTGTTGCACAAGTAGGAATTTCACAAGTACTGCAGCAGAATGATTTAGATAAAAGTGCCTATTCTGCTTTCTTTGATGTAACTTGTACTGTCAAAGAACAGCCAAAGTGTAAAACAGTAACGCCAACAGCAGACACTCCAACAGCAGACACTCCGGCTACAAGTAACAGTTCAGATACTTGCAATTGCAAAAAACGTTTTGCATCACTTTCCATAGATTGA